From a single Impatiens glandulifera unplaced genomic scaffold, dImpGla2.1, whole genome shotgun sequence genomic region:
- the LOC124918525 gene encoding F-box/kelch-repeat protein At1g80440-like, which produces MRTVNELIPGLPNELAVECLMRIPADGFAVSSTVCKAWKAEIELPEFRRSRKVAGLSRCLLVMAQAWRAAPPLYRLTLCDPESGNWSDLPPLPWFPAGLPLFCHVIGVGSDIVVLGGCDPETWQVCNSVFIYNFVSGEWRCGAGMPGQQRLFFAAASDSERMIYVAGGHDEEKNALKSALAYDVANDKWEMLPDMARERDEGKGIFLRGKFQVIGGYITDKQGEFESDSESFDVATQKWDSVRKDFLESAICPSNCVVDGGDDNDMVYMCKNGKVTCLEGSSWVVRDRVPDDVARVAYVTAWQGKLFVIGSAEEDGPHNAYQMDLKSLTWTKIEAPGFYKGHVQSGCCLQI; this is translated from the coding sequence ATGAGGACAGTCAATGAGCTAATTCCCGGTCTACCCAATGAACTAGCCGTCGAGTGTCTGATGCGAATTCCGGCCGACGGATTTGCTGTTTCTTCAACAGTTTGCAAAGCTTGGAAGGCTGAAATCGAGCTGCCAGAGTTTCGCCGGAGCAGGAAAGTTGCCGGCTTGTCACGTTGTCTTTTAGTTATGGCGCAGGCATGGAGGGCGGCGCCGCCTCTTTACCGGCTAACTCTTTGTGATCCGGAATCCGGTAACTGGTCGGATCTTCCACCTTTGCCGTGGTTTCCGGCGGGTTTGCCCTTGTTCTGTCATGTTATTGGAGTCGGGTCGGATATTGTAGTATTGGGAGGATGTGACCCGGAAACATGGCAGGTTTGTAATTcggtttttatttataattttgtctcTGGCGAATGGAGGTGCGGAGCTGGCATGCCAGGTCAGCAGAGACTGTTCTTTGCTGCCGCGTCTGATTCGGAGCGGATGATCTACGTGGCAGGCGGACACGACGAGGAAAAGAACGCATTGAAATCTGCCCTTGCGTATGACGTGGCGAATGATAAGTGGGAAATGTTACCTGACATGGCGAGAGAGCGAGACGAAGGTAAAGGCATATTCCTACGTGGCAAATTCCAGGTCATCGGTGGTTATATTACAGACAAACAAGGTGAGTTCGAGTCAGACTCGGAATCATTCGACGTGGCAACTCAGAAATGGGATTCTGTTCGTAAAGATTTCTTAGAATCTGCCATCTGTCCTAGTAATTGCGTGGTGGACGGTGGGGATGACAATGACATGGTTTACATGTGTAAGAACGGAAAGGTGACGTGTCTAGAGGGTTCCAGCTGGGTGGTGCGTGATAGGGTGCCAGATGACGTGGCAAGGGTGGCTTATGTGACAGCGTGGCAGGGGAAGTTATTTGTGATTGGCTCGGCGGAAGAGGATGGCCCACATAATGCTTATCAAATGGACCTTAAGAGTCTGACGTGGACAAAGATTGAGGCTCCTGGATTTTACAAGGGTCATGTTCAATCTGGGTGCTGCTTGCAAATCTGA